Sequence from the Hyalangium gracile genome:
CTGTTCGACGCGGCGGGCATGCCGCTCACCGGCGACGCCACCGCGATGATCCACCTCTATGACCTGGGCTCCGAGCTGTCCGAGGAGCCGGGGGTGGGCGCGAACATCGCCCCGCAGCAGCCCGCGCCGAACACCGGCGCGGCGGACACCGACAACAAGGTCCGCGAGGTCTCCTCCTCGGTCTACGGCACGCCGGTGCCGCGGCACCTGAAGCTGACCATCAGCCGCTGAGCCGTCCGAGGCCGCGCGTTGGAGCCTCTCAGTCCACGCGCGCGGCCCGCCAGGCGCTGAGTACCCAGAGCTGCACGCCGACCATGAGCGCGGTGACGAGGAACATCACCCACGTCATCGCGGAGGCGTAGCCGAGGCGCAGGTACTCGAAGCCGTTCTGGTAGAGGTAGAGGGGCAGGAAGGTGGTGGCGTAGCGCGGCCCGCCGTGGGTGATGACCAGGGCGGGCACGAACGTCGCCTGGAGGCTGAGCACCACGTCCCGCGCGGCCAGCAGCCCCAGGGTGGGCCACAGCAGGGGCAGCGTCACGCTGCGGAAGGTGTGGAAGGCACTGGAGCCCTCCATCGCGGCCAATTCGTACAGCTCCACGGGCAGCTCGCGGCGCGCGGCGAGCAGGACGACGAACATCTCGCCCACCTGGAACAGGGTCAGCAGCGCCAGCGAGCCGCGCGCCCCCCACGTCGTGAGCAGCCACCCGGAGCCTGGCCCGGTGAGCTCCAGGATGGAGGAGAGCGGTCCATAGAGCGGGTTGAGCAGCCACAGCCACAGCAGCGCGTAGGCGATGTCGGGCACCACCGAGGGCAGGAACACCGCCGCCCGCGCCACCTGGCCGCCCCGGGAGAGGGCCAGCGCCAGCCCCAGCGCCAGGAGCAGCCGGGCCGGGACGGTGAGCGCGGCGAAGAGGAGCGAGTTGTTCAGCGCCGTCCAGAACAGCGGATCGTTCCACAGCCGGGTGAACTGGGTGAGCCCCACGAAGCGAGGAGGGCTCAGCGCGTCATACT
This genomic interval carries:
- a CDS encoding carbohydrate ABC transporter permease translates to MRRGLSLLALPFLVAALVLVGLPALLTLGLAFTEYDALSPPRFVGLTQFTRLWNDPLFWTALNNSLLFAALTVPARLLLALGLALALSRGGQVARAAVFLPSVVPDIAYALLWLWLLNPLYGPLSSILELTGPGSGWLLTTWGARGSLALLTLFQVGEMFVVLLAARRELPVELYELAAMEGSSAFHTFRSVTLPLLWPTLGLLAARDVVLSLQATFVPALVITHGGPRYATTFLPLYLYQNGFEYLRLGYASAMTWVMFLVTALMVGVQLWVLSAWRAARVD